The following proteins are encoded in a genomic region of Gossypium hirsutum isolate 1008001.06 chromosome D05, Gossypium_hirsutum_v2.1, whole genome shotgun sequence:
- the LOC107906892 gene encoding 1-acyl-sn-glycerol-3-phosphate acyltransferase BAT2, chloroplastic isoform X1 codes for MELSSLSPLPLCYPKPSSSSTVSFLPFSDRTRAYFGYSVSKRATLRNSCNSAQKNFLHISRAHDHEPRCYFSPNEGLNRYCISKLYNLNKLSRYVVAKSELAGAGTPDASYSLSGFHEVKLSLKVRGVCFYAVTAMAAISLIGFMIVAHPFVLLFDRYRRKAQHFVAKLWAAATVAPFFKIEYEGLENLPSHDAPAVYVSNHQSFLDIYTLLTLGRSFKFISKTAIFLFPIIGWAMSMMGTIPLKRMDSRSQLECLKRCMDLIGNGASVFFFPEGTRSKDGKLGDFKKGAFSVAAKTRVPIVPITLIGTGGIMPAGMEGVVNSGSVKVIIHKPIKENDPEILRQIARNTILDTLKLRC; via the exons ATGGAGCTCTCTTCCCTTTCACCGCTTCCTCTCT GTTACCCAAAGCCCAGTAGTTCTTCTACCGTGTCTTTCTTGCcg TTTTCTGATCGAACAAGAGCTTATTTTGGCTACTCTGTGAGTAAACGGGCAACTTTGAGAAATTCATGTAACT CTGCTCAAAAAAACTTTTTGCATATTTCAAGGGCGCATGATCACGAACCTCGGTGTTATTTTAGTCCAAATGAGGGTTTAAATAGATATTGCATTAGTAAATTATATAACCTGAACAAATTGTCCAGATATGTTGTAGCGAAATCTGAACTTGCTGGGGCTGGAACACCTGATGCTTCCTATTCTTTATCAGGTTTTCATG AAGTTAAACTATCTTTGAAAGTTAGAGGAGTATGCTTTTATGCTGTCACGGCAATGGCAGCTATTTCGCTTATTGGGTTTATGATAGTGGCACATCCCTTTGTGCTCTTATTTGATCGCTACAGAAGAAAAGCTCAGCATTTTGTTGCCAAACTTTGGGCTGCAGCAACTGTTGCTCCGTTCTTTAAAATCGAGTATGAAGGATTGGAGAATTTGCCTTCACATGATGCTCCTGCCGTATATGTTTCCAATCACCAGAGTTTTCTAGATATCTATACACTTCTAACTCTTGGAAGAAGCTTCAAGTTCATCAGCAAGACTGCCATATTTCTTTTTCCCATTATTGGGTGGGCCATGTCTATGATGGGGACAATTCCATTAAAGCGCATGGACAGCAGAAGCCAGTTG GAGTGTCTTAAGAGATGTATGGATCTCATCGGGAATGGTGCCTCTGTTTTTTTCTTTCCAGAAGGCACACGGAGTAAGGATGGGAAGTTAGGTGATTTCAAG AAAGGTGCATTCAGTGTTGCAGCAAAAACTAGGGTGCCTATCGTTCCTATAACCTTAATTGGCACAGGCGGAATCATGCCTGCAGGAATGGAGGGTGTCGTAAATTCAGGATCTGTGAAAGTTATTATTCATAAACCGATCAAAGAAAATGATCCTGAAATATTACGCCAAATAGCTAGAAACACGATTTTAGATACACTTAAGCTTCGATGCTGA
- the LOC107906892 gene encoding 1-acyl-sn-glycerol-3-phosphate acyltransferase BAT2, chloroplastic isoform X2, which produces MELSSLSPLPLCYPKPSSSSTVSFLPFSDRTRAYFGYSVSKRATLRNSCNSAQKNFLHISRAHDHEPRCYFSPNEGLNRYCISKLYNLNKLSRYVVAKSELAGAGTPDASYSLSEVKLSLKVRGVCFYAVTAMAAISLIGFMIVAHPFVLLFDRYRRKAQHFVAKLWAAATVAPFFKIEYEGLENLPSHDAPAVYVSNHQSFLDIYTLLTLGRSFKFISKTAIFLFPIIGWAMSMMGTIPLKRMDSRSQLECLKRCMDLIGNGASVFFFPEGTRSKDGKLGDFKKGAFSVAAKTRVPIVPITLIGTGGIMPAGMEGVVNSGSVKVIIHKPIKENDPEILRQIARNTILDTLKLRC; this is translated from the exons ATGGAGCTCTCTTCCCTTTCACCGCTTCCTCTCT GTTACCCAAAGCCCAGTAGTTCTTCTACCGTGTCTTTCTTGCcg TTTTCTGATCGAACAAGAGCTTATTTTGGCTACTCTGTGAGTAAACGGGCAACTTTGAGAAATTCATGTAACT CTGCTCAAAAAAACTTTTTGCATATTTCAAGGGCGCATGATCACGAACCTCGGTGTTATTTTAGTCCAAATGAGGGTTTAAATAGATATTGCATTAGTAAATTATATAACCTGAACAAATTGTCCAGATATGTTGTAGCGAAATCTGAACTTGCTGGGGCTGGAACACCTGATGCTTCCTATTCTTTATCAG AAGTTAAACTATCTTTGAAAGTTAGAGGAGTATGCTTTTATGCTGTCACGGCAATGGCAGCTATTTCGCTTATTGGGTTTATGATAGTGGCACATCCCTTTGTGCTCTTATTTGATCGCTACAGAAGAAAAGCTCAGCATTTTGTTGCCAAACTTTGGGCTGCAGCAACTGTTGCTCCGTTCTTTAAAATCGAGTATGAAGGATTGGAGAATTTGCCTTCACATGATGCTCCTGCCGTATATGTTTCCAATCACCAGAGTTTTCTAGATATCTATACACTTCTAACTCTTGGAAGAAGCTTCAAGTTCATCAGCAAGACTGCCATATTTCTTTTTCCCATTATTGGGTGGGCCATGTCTATGATGGGGACAATTCCATTAAAGCGCATGGACAGCAGAAGCCAGTTG GAGTGTCTTAAGAGATGTATGGATCTCATCGGGAATGGTGCCTCTGTTTTTTTCTTTCCAGAAGGCACACGGAGTAAGGATGGGAAGTTAGGTGATTTCAAG AAAGGTGCATTCAGTGTTGCAGCAAAAACTAGGGTGCCTATCGTTCCTATAACCTTAATTGGCACAGGCGGAATCATGCCTGCAGGAATGGAGGGTGTCGTAAATTCAGGATCTGTGAAAGTTATTATTCATAAACCGATCAAAGAAAATGATCCTGAAATATTACGCCAAATAGCTAGAAACACGATTTTAGATACACTTAAGCTTCGATGCTGA
- the LOC107906892 gene encoding 1-acyl-sn-glycerol-3-phosphate acyltransferase BAT2, chloroplastic isoform X4 has protein sequence MVDAKLGAAQKNFLHISRAHDHEPRCYFSPNEGLNRYCISKLYNLNKLSRYVVAKSELAGAGTPDASYSLSGFHEVKLSLKVRGVCFYAVTAMAAISLIGFMIVAHPFVLLFDRYRRKAQHFVAKLWAAATVAPFFKIEYEGLENLPSHDAPAVYVSNHQSFLDIYTLLTLGRSFKFISKTAIFLFPIIGWAMSMMGTIPLKRMDSRSQLECLKRCMDLIGNGASVFFFPEGTRSKDGKLGDFKKGAFSVAAKTRVPIVPITLIGTGGIMPAGMEGVVNSGSVKVIIHKPIKENDPEILRQIARNTILDTLKLRC, from the exons ATGGTGGATGCCAAGTTAGGAG CTGCTCAAAAAAACTTTTTGCATATTTCAAGGGCGCATGATCACGAACCTCGGTGTTATTTTAGTCCAAATGAGGGTTTAAATAGATATTGCATTAGTAAATTATATAACCTGAACAAATTGTCCAGATATGTTGTAGCGAAATCTGAACTTGCTGGGGCTGGAACACCTGATGCTTCCTATTCTTTATCAGGTTTTCATG AAGTTAAACTATCTTTGAAAGTTAGAGGAGTATGCTTTTATGCTGTCACGGCAATGGCAGCTATTTCGCTTATTGGGTTTATGATAGTGGCACATCCCTTTGTGCTCTTATTTGATCGCTACAGAAGAAAAGCTCAGCATTTTGTTGCCAAACTTTGGGCTGCAGCAACTGTTGCTCCGTTCTTTAAAATCGAGTATGAAGGATTGGAGAATTTGCCTTCACATGATGCTCCTGCCGTATATGTTTCCAATCACCAGAGTTTTCTAGATATCTATACACTTCTAACTCTTGGAAGAAGCTTCAAGTTCATCAGCAAGACTGCCATATTTCTTTTTCCCATTATTGGGTGGGCCATGTCTATGATGGGGACAATTCCATTAAAGCGCATGGACAGCAGAAGCCAGTTG GAGTGTCTTAAGAGATGTATGGATCTCATCGGGAATGGTGCCTCTGTTTTTTTCTTTCCAGAAGGCACACGGAGTAAGGATGGGAAGTTAGGTGATTTCAAG AAAGGTGCATTCAGTGTTGCAGCAAAAACTAGGGTGCCTATCGTTCCTATAACCTTAATTGGCACAGGCGGAATCATGCCTGCAGGAATGGAGGGTGTCGTAAATTCAGGATCTGTGAAAGTTATTATTCATAAACCGATCAAAGAAAATGATCCTGAAATATTACGCCAAATAGCTAGAAACACGATTTTAGATACACTTAAGCTTCGATGCTGA
- the LOC107906892 gene encoding 1-acyl-sn-glycerol-3-phosphate acyltransferase BAT2, chloroplastic isoform X5 yields the protein MVDAKLGAAQKNFLHISRAHDHEPRCYFSPNEGLNRYCISKLYNLNKLSRYVVAKSELAGAGTPDASYSLSEVKLSLKVRGVCFYAVTAMAAISLIGFMIVAHPFVLLFDRYRRKAQHFVAKLWAAATVAPFFKIEYEGLENLPSHDAPAVYVSNHQSFLDIYTLLTLGRSFKFISKTAIFLFPIIGWAMSMMGTIPLKRMDSRSQLECLKRCMDLIGNGASVFFFPEGTRSKDGKLGDFKKGAFSVAAKTRVPIVPITLIGTGGIMPAGMEGVVNSGSVKVIIHKPIKENDPEILRQIARNTILDTLKLRC from the exons ATGGTGGATGCCAAGTTAGGAG CTGCTCAAAAAAACTTTTTGCATATTTCAAGGGCGCATGATCACGAACCTCGGTGTTATTTTAGTCCAAATGAGGGTTTAAATAGATATTGCATTAGTAAATTATATAACCTGAACAAATTGTCCAGATATGTTGTAGCGAAATCTGAACTTGCTGGGGCTGGAACACCTGATGCTTCCTATTCTTTATCAG AAGTTAAACTATCTTTGAAAGTTAGAGGAGTATGCTTTTATGCTGTCACGGCAATGGCAGCTATTTCGCTTATTGGGTTTATGATAGTGGCACATCCCTTTGTGCTCTTATTTGATCGCTACAGAAGAAAAGCTCAGCATTTTGTTGCCAAACTTTGGGCTGCAGCAACTGTTGCTCCGTTCTTTAAAATCGAGTATGAAGGATTGGAGAATTTGCCTTCACATGATGCTCCTGCCGTATATGTTTCCAATCACCAGAGTTTTCTAGATATCTATACACTTCTAACTCTTGGAAGAAGCTTCAAGTTCATCAGCAAGACTGCCATATTTCTTTTTCCCATTATTGGGTGGGCCATGTCTATGATGGGGACAATTCCATTAAAGCGCATGGACAGCAGAAGCCAGTTG GAGTGTCTTAAGAGATGTATGGATCTCATCGGGAATGGTGCCTCTGTTTTTTTCTTTCCAGAAGGCACACGGAGTAAGGATGGGAAGTTAGGTGATTTCAAG AAAGGTGCATTCAGTGTTGCAGCAAAAACTAGGGTGCCTATCGTTCCTATAACCTTAATTGGCACAGGCGGAATCATGCCTGCAGGAATGGAGGGTGTCGTAAATTCAGGATCTGTGAAAGTTATTATTCATAAACCGATCAAAGAAAATGATCCTGAAATATTACGCCAAATAGCTAGAAACACGATTTTAGATACACTTAAGCTTCGATGCTGA
- the LOC107906892 gene encoding 1-acyl-sn-glycerol-3-phosphate acyltransferase BAT2, chloroplastic isoform X3 produces the protein MDLYIISFSSFILAAAQKNFLHISRAHDHEPRCYFSPNEGLNRYCISKLYNLNKLSRYVVAKSELAGAGTPDASYSLSGFHEVKLSLKVRGVCFYAVTAMAAISLIGFMIVAHPFVLLFDRYRRKAQHFVAKLWAAATVAPFFKIEYEGLENLPSHDAPAVYVSNHQSFLDIYTLLTLGRSFKFISKTAIFLFPIIGWAMSMMGTIPLKRMDSRSQLECLKRCMDLIGNGASVFFFPEGTRSKDGKLGDFKKGAFSVAAKTRVPIVPITLIGTGGIMPAGMEGVVNSGSVKVIIHKPIKENDPEILRQIARNTILDTLKLRC, from the exons ATGGATCTTTACATTATTAgcttttcctcttttattttggCAGCTGCTCAAAAAAACTTTTTGCATATTTCAAGGGCGCATGATCACGAACCTCGGTGTTATTTTAGTCCAAATGAGGGTTTAAATAGATATTGCATTAGTAAATTATATAACCTGAACAAATTGTCCAGATATGTTGTAGCGAAATCTGAACTTGCTGGGGCTGGAACACCTGATGCTTCCTATTCTTTATCAGGTTTTCATG AAGTTAAACTATCTTTGAAAGTTAGAGGAGTATGCTTTTATGCTGTCACGGCAATGGCAGCTATTTCGCTTATTGGGTTTATGATAGTGGCACATCCCTTTGTGCTCTTATTTGATCGCTACAGAAGAAAAGCTCAGCATTTTGTTGCCAAACTTTGGGCTGCAGCAACTGTTGCTCCGTTCTTTAAAATCGAGTATGAAGGATTGGAGAATTTGCCTTCACATGATGCTCCTGCCGTATATGTTTCCAATCACCAGAGTTTTCTAGATATCTATACACTTCTAACTCTTGGAAGAAGCTTCAAGTTCATCAGCAAGACTGCCATATTTCTTTTTCCCATTATTGGGTGGGCCATGTCTATGATGGGGACAATTCCATTAAAGCGCATGGACAGCAGAAGCCAGTTG GAGTGTCTTAAGAGATGTATGGATCTCATCGGGAATGGTGCCTCTGTTTTTTTCTTTCCAGAAGGCACACGGAGTAAGGATGGGAAGTTAGGTGATTTCAAG AAAGGTGCATTCAGTGTTGCAGCAAAAACTAGGGTGCCTATCGTTCCTATAACCTTAATTGGCACAGGCGGAATCATGCCTGCAGGAATGGAGGGTGTCGTAAATTCAGGATCTGTGAAAGTTATTATTCATAAACCGATCAAAGAAAATGATCCTGAAATATTACGCCAAATAGCTAGAAACACGATTTTAGATACACTTAAGCTTCGATGCTGA